A region from the Polyangium spumosum genome encodes:
- a CDS encoding aminopeptidase P family protein — translation MSSPRTPSSVFVARRRALAETSPHPALVAAGLPPSRQYRANTYPFRAKSHFLYLVGEHLAGAALLVTRGRQILFVEPEADGDALWHGPRPSFEELRARHAVDEVRALADVDVVLRELGAPVATLPVEDAPSAAWLSARLGRTITSSSGDKLEAGGPDAALAEGMITLRLRHDEAAVAQLRAAGQASARAHLAGMRATRPGGTEAEVCGAMIGSLRREGFEDAYGPIVTVHGEVLHNEHHHGELAAGDLLLADVGGETPEGFAGDITRTWPVSGTFSPTQRAIYDVVLAAQRAAVDKVRPGVRYREVHETAKRVIVEGLCHLGIFRGDPGGLLERGAAAIFFPHGIGHLIGLDVHDMEDLGDRAGYAPGRARSKNFGDCYLRLDRDLEPGMAVTIEPGFYQVPAILRDARYVGAVGDDLRRDVLARYADVRGIRIEDDVLCTSGDPEVLTSLVPKDAAEVEAAMRA, via the coding sequence ATGTCCTCCCCGCGCACGCCCTCCTCGGTCTTCGTCGCCCGCCGCCGCGCCCTCGCCGAAACGTCACCCCACCCGGCGCTCGTCGCGGCCGGCCTGCCCCCGTCGCGCCAGTATCGCGCGAACACCTACCCGTTCCGCGCCAAGAGCCACTTCCTGTACCTCGTCGGCGAGCACCTCGCGGGCGCGGCGCTGCTCGTCACGCGCGGCCGGCAGATCCTGTTCGTCGAGCCCGAGGCCGACGGAGACGCGCTCTGGCACGGGCCGCGCCCGTCGTTCGAGGAGCTCCGCGCGAGGCACGCCGTCGACGAGGTCCGCGCGCTCGCCGACGTCGACGTGGTCCTCCGCGAGCTCGGCGCGCCCGTGGCCACGCTGCCGGTCGAGGACGCGCCGAGCGCCGCGTGGCTCTCGGCCCGGCTCGGCCGGACGATCACGTCCTCGAGCGGGGACAAACTCGAGGCGGGCGGACCCGACGCCGCGCTCGCCGAGGGGATGATCACGCTCCGGCTCCGGCACGACGAGGCCGCCGTCGCGCAGCTCCGCGCCGCGGGCCAGGCGAGCGCGCGCGCGCACCTCGCGGGCATGCGCGCGACGCGCCCGGGAGGCACGGAGGCCGAGGTCTGCGGCGCCATGATCGGCTCGCTCCGGCGCGAGGGCTTCGAGGACGCCTACGGCCCGATCGTCACGGTGCACGGCGAGGTCCTGCACAACGAGCACCACCACGGAGAGCTCGCCGCGGGTGATCTCTTGCTCGCGGACGTGGGCGGCGAGACGCCCGAAGGATTCGCGGGCGACATCACGCGCACCTGGCCCGTCTCGGGCACGTTTTCCCCCACGCAACGCGCGATCTACGACGTCGTGCTCGCCGCGCAGCGCGCCGCCGTGGACAAGGTTCGTCCGGGCGTCCGTTACCGCGAGGTGCACGAGACGGCCAAGCGCGTCATCGTCGAGGGCCTCTGCCACCTCGGGATCTTCCGCGGTGATCCGGGCGGCCTGCTCGAGCGCGGCGCGGCGGCGATCTTCTTCCCGCACGGCATCGGCCACCTCATCGGCCTCGACGTGCACGACATGGAAGACCTCGGTGATCGCGCCGGCTACGCGCCCGGCCGCGCCCGCTCGAAGAATTTCGGCGACTGCTACCTGCGGCTCGATCGTGACCTCGAGCCCGGCATGGCCGTCACGATCGAGCCCGGCTTCTACCAGGTCCCGGCGATCCTGCGCGACGCGCGGTACGTCGGCGCGGTCGGCGACGATCTGCGCCGCGACGTGCTCGCGCGGTACGCCGACGTGCGCGGCATCCGCATCGAGGACGACGTGCTCTGCACGAGTGGTGATCCCGAGGTGCTGACGTCGCTCGTCCCGAAGGACGCCGCCGAGGTCGAGGCCGCGATGCGCGCGTGA
- a CDS encoding vWA domain-containing protein: MKLHSVALLSALGMLVSGSSVYLLAPASSGESRPGAGQEARPGDEAPQTTTPDVAATFSAGATLRLEGRIGHARLEKGGTRTTYVMVEVHADADAGERRVAENHLAIVIDRSGSMKGERLPRALAAANAAVDHLEDGDRVSVVSFDTRPTTDVSMTTVNTSTRGAIKSAIENISLGGDTCISCGIQAGVEELRKSTSAADRMVVLSDGDATAGVRDVPGFEAIARSARDAGIGVSTIGVGISYNQKILGAIALHAGGRHHFIEDAASLERVFLDEAERLRKTVALSASVTVDLAEGVTLTRVFDRTFRRSGQRLTVPLGNFSAGDTKTLLLELRVPAEAEGIRPVADVGLRFEDRKAGGEGSCSGKLDVRIGADGEAGSELDPILATRIARTRTADTLDAVNELLEQGRTEEAEAKLAAQEQALREVAARAREAAPAGRAEAIVQDLEGQTRTIAGAKKAAAAKPTGVDKARAQKRNVEAANPYRD; encoded by the coding sequence ATGAAGCTCCACAGCGTCGCCCTCCTGAGCGCCCTCGGCATGCTGGTGTCCGGTTCGTCCGTGTACCTCCTCGCCCCCGCTTCCTCGGGCGAATCGAGGCCCGGCGCAGGCCAGGAGGCGCGGCCAGGCGACGAGGCGCCGCAGACGACGACGCCGGACGTCGCCGCGACCTTCAGCGCCGGCGCGACGCTGCGTCTGGAGGGCCGGATCGGGCACGCGCGGCTCGAAAAAGGGGGGACGCGGACGACGTACGTGATGGTCGAGGTCCACGCCGACGCCGACGCGGGCGAGAGGCGCGTCGCCGAGAACCACCTGGCGATCGTGATCGACCGCTCGGGCTCGATGAAGGGCGAGAGGCTGCCGCGCGCGCTCGCCGCGGCGAACGCGGCCGTCGATCACCTCGAAGACGGCGATCGGGTCAGCGTGGTCTCGTTCGACACGCGCCCGACGACCGACGTCTCCATGACCACCGTGAACACCTCGACCCGCGGCGCGATCAAGTCCGCGATCGAGAACATCTCCCTCGGCGGCGACACCTGCATCTCGTGTGGCATCCAGGCGGGCGTCGAGGAGCTCCGCAAGAGCACGAGCGCCGCCGATCGGATGGTCGTGCTCAGCGACGGCGACGCGACGGCCGGCGTGCGCGACGTGCCGGGCTTCGAGGCGATCGCGAGGTCGGCGCGGGACGCGGGGATCGGCGTCAGCACGATCGGCGTGGGCATCTCGTACAACCAGAAGATCCTGGGCGCGATCGCGCTGCACGCGGGCGGGCGCCACCACTTCATCGAGGACGCCGCCTCGCTCGAGCGTGTCTTCCTCGACGAGGCCGAGAGGCTCCGCAAGACCGTCGCGCTCTCGGCCTCCGTGACGGTGGATCTCGCCGAGGGCGTCACGCTGACGCGCGTCTTCGACCGCACCTTCCGCCGGAGCGGGCAGCGCCTCACGGTGCCGCTCGGCAATTTCTCCGCGGGCGACACGAAGACGCTGCTGCTCGAGCTACGCGTGCCGGCCGAGGCCGAAGGGATCAGGCCCGTGGCCGACGTCGGGCTGCGGTTCGAGGATCGAAAGGCGGGCGGGGAAGGCTCGTGCAGCGGCAAGCTCGACGTGCGCATCGGCGCGGACGGCGAGGCGGGCTCGGAGCTCGATCCGATCCTCGCGACGCGGATCGCGCGGACCCGGACGGCGGACACGCTCGACGCGGTGAACGAGCTGCTCGAGCAAGGCCGCACCGAGGAGGCGGAGGCCAAGCTCGCGGCGCAGGAACAGGCGCTACGCGAGGTCGCCGCGCGGGCGAGGGAGGCGGCGCCGGCGGGCCGCGCCGAGGCGATCGTGCAGGATCTGGAGGGGCAAACGCGCACGATCGCGGGCGCGAAGAAGGCCGCCGCCGCGAAACCGACGGGGGTCGACAAGGCCCGCGCGCAGAAGCGAAACGTGGAGGCCGCGAACCCTTACCGGGACTAG
- a CDS encoding NAD(P)-dependent alcohol dehydrogenase — protein MKAIVIQGSFGLGSLAEVTLPDPRPGPAEVVLKMRAASLNYRDLMTVRGQYNPRQPLPLVPLSDGVGEVIEVGPAVTRVKRGDRVCPIFTQAWQDGELDAEKLKTTLGGPLPGVLSELFVASESGLVKVPDHLSDEEAATLPCAGVTAYNALFSSGSVRPGDTVLVQGTGGVSIFALQLARLAGARVIVTSSSDTKLERAKALGAWATINYKTTPDWDKKALELTGGAGVDHVVEVGGAGTLARSMRATRIGGTVSVIGVLAGAAQEMNVLPILMKHLRLQGIMVGSRVMFEAMTRAIDASELRPVIDERTFSFGEAREALAYMESGGHFGKIVLRF, from the coding sequence GTGAAGGCAATCGTCATTCAGGGCTCGTTCGGGCTCGGCTCCCTCGCCGAGGTCACGCTGCCCGATCCCAGGCCCGGGCCCGCCGAGGTCGTCCTAAAGATGCGGGCCGCGTCGCTCAACTATCGTGATCTCATGACCGTGCGGGGGCAATACAACCCCCGCCAGCCCCTGCCGCTCGTGCCGCTCTCGGACGGCGTCGGCGAGGTGATCGAGGTGGGCCCCGCCGTGACCCGCGTGAAGAGAGGAGACCGCGTCTGCCCCATCTTCACGCAAGCCTGGCAGGACGGCGAGCTCGACGCCGAGAAGCTCAAGACGACGCTCGGCGGGCCCCTGCCCGGCGTGCTCTCGGAGCTCTTCGTGGCGAGCGAGTCGGGGCTCGTGAAGGTGCCCGACCACCTCTCGGACGAGGAAGCGGCGACCCTGCCCTGCGCGGGCGTGACGGCGTACAATGCGCTTTTTTCATCCGGCAGCGTTCGTCCGGGCGATACGGTGCTCGTGCAAGGCACGGGCGGCGTGTCGATCTTCGCGCTGCAGCTCGCCCGCCTCGCCGGGGCGCGCGTGATCGTGACGTCGAGCAGCGACACGAAGCTCGAGCGCGCGAAGGCGCTCGGCGCGTGGGCGACGATCAACTACAAAACGACGCCGGACTGGGACAAGAAGGCCCTCGAGCTCACGGGCGGCGCGGGCGTCGACCACGTGGTCGAGGTCGGCGGCGCGGGCACGCTCGCGCGCTCGATGCGGGCCACGCGGATCGGGGGCACGGTGAGCGTGATCGGCGTGCTCGCCGGCGCGGCGCAGGAGATGAACGTGCTGCCGATCCTGATGAAGCACCTCCGGCTGCAGGGCATCATGGTGGGCTCCCGCGTGATGTTCGAGGCGATGACCCGCGCGATCGACGCGAGCGAGCTCCGGCCTGTGATCGACGAAAGGACGTTCTCTTTCGGCGAGGCGCGCGAGGCGCTCGCCTACATGGAGAGCGGCGGGCATTTCGGGAAGATCGTGCTGCGATTCTGA
- a CDS encoding GNAT family N-acetyltransferase has protein sequence MRTAQDIARLEEARQVEGFASIAPESIRVAGGIACFAGPGSFCNVVLGIGLSGPVTAQELDRIEAFYAGKNVPVRVELSPYVDPSLLAMLAARNFVLARFENLLARELASDEDLWAGAAPPEGIVVRKVAPGEEARFVEVAGSGFRPEGEPMSAADREVSMRMVKDPRSISVIAWAGGEAVGAGSAEVRGEVAALFGTSVLPAWRRRGIQQALIRARLVEARARGASVATIGSLPGEPTERNVQRVGFRVVCTRVHLERA, from the coding sequence ATGAGAACCGCCCAGGACATCGCCCGCCTCGAAGAGGCCCGCCAGGTCGAAGGCTTCGCCTCCATCGCGCCCGAATCCATCCGCGTCGCCGGCGGGATCGCCTGCTTCGCGGGGCCCGGATCCTTTTGCAACGTCGTCCTCGGAATTGGTCTGTCCGGGCCGGTCACGGCCCAGGAGCTCGATCGGATCGAGGCATTCTACGCAGGGAAAAACGTCCCCGTCCGGGTCGAGCTCTCGCCCTACGTGGATCCGAGCCTGCTCGCCATGCTCGCCGCGCGCAATTTCGTGCTCGCGCGGTTCGAGAACCTCCTCGCGCGCGAGCTCGCTTCCGACGAGGATCTTTGGGCCGGCGCCGCGCCGCCCGAGGGGATCGTCGTCCGGAAGGTCGCGCCGGGCGAGGAGGCGCGGTTCGTCGAGGTGGCCGGGAGCGGCTTCCGGCCCGAGGGCGAGCCCATGTCGGCGGCCGATCGCGAGGTCAGCATGCGCATGGTGAAAGACCCGCGCTCGATCAGCGTGATCGCCTGGGCCGGCGGCGAGGCCGTGGGCGCGGGCAGCGCCGAGGTGCGGGGCGAGGTCGCGGCGCTCTTCGGGACGAGCGTGTTGCCCGCGTGGCGCAGGCGCGGCATTCAGCAGGCGCTCATCCGCGCGCGGCTCGTCGAGGCGCGCGCCCGCGGGGCGAGCGTTGCGACCATCGGCTCGCTCCCCGGCGAGCCCACCGAACGAAACGTGCAGCGGGTGGGCTTCCGGGTCGTTTGCACGAGGGTGCACCTCGAACGAGCCTGA